GACGAAGGCACAGCCTATGGGCGCAAGCTCGATGAAGCCGGAGTAGATGTGACGCTCGTGCAATACGACGGCATGATTCACGACTTTGGATTGCTGAATGGTTTAGCTGAGCTTCCAGCAGTTCGATCGCTTTTCGTTCAAGCTGCCGCTGAATTGAAGAAACATCTGCAATAGAAGTTGACCGCTATGGACAATCACATCCCAAGTGCCAAGGATATTGTCGGTCCATCTCCACTGATTGCGATCGCAAACGAACCACCTGCCAAGCTGATTGTCGATCCGCCACTTTCCGAACCTCTGTCTCAAGGTCGCGTCTTCATCCAGTATCGGACGGAGAACCTGCGAGTATTGCCCGTGTTTGGTAAAGGTGCCCTTGATGTATCGCCGCGCGTTGGTCATATCCACATTACGGTTGATGACGCGCCCTGGCACTTTGTTGATACCAGCGGCGAAACGATTATCCTGGTCGGACTGGAACCTGGTTTACACAAGGTGTTCATCGAACTAGCCGACCCCACGCACAATGTAATCACTAGCGAAACCGTGATGTTCACGGTACCCGATTTGAGGCGATGAATCAGCGTTCATCAAATAAGGATTTACCATCATGCAAAAACTAGAAGGAAAGGTCGCTCTTGTTACGGGTGGCACGAGTGGCATTGGTCTGGCTACTGCCAAACGCTTTGTTGCCGAAGGCGCGTATGTTTTTATCACGGGTCGTCGCCAGCCTGAACTCGATGCTGCCATAAGAGAGATTGAAAAAAACGTCACGGGCATTCAAAGTGATGTTTCCAATCTGGAAGACCTCGATCGCCTCTTTGCCACAATCGAGCAGAAGCAAGGAAATCTCGATGTGATCTTTGCCAATGCTGGCAGTGGAGAAATTGCTCCGCTCGGAGCCATCACCGAAGAACACTTTGATAAAACATTCAACACAAACGTCAAAGGTCTGCTATTCACTGTGCAGAAGGCATTACCGCTGCTGCCAGAGAGTGCTTCTATCATTTTGAACGCCTCCACTGCTTCTACCGTGGGTACTTCAGCTTTCAGCGTTTATAGTGCCACCAAAGCCGCTGTGCGATCGTTTGCCCGGAATTGGACACTCGACCTGAAAGAGCGCAAGATTCGGGTGAATGCCATTAGCCCTGGTGTGGTTCCAACTCCCGGGTACGATCACCTGGGATTAAGTGATGAGCAGGTGCAGGAGTTCATAGATAGCCAAGCTGCCAACATCCCTTTAGGACGAGTCGGCACACCCGATGAGATAGCCAAGG
The sequence above is drawn from the Oscillatoria sp. FACHB-1407 genome and encodes:
- a CDS encoding DUF6130 family protein, whose amino-acid sequence is MDNHIPSAKDIVGPSPLIAIANEPPAKLIVDPPLSEPLSQGRVFIQYRTENLRVLPVFGKGALDVSPRVGHIHITVDDAPWHFVDTSGETIILVGLEPGLHKVFIELADPTHNVITSETVMFTVPDLRR
- a CDS encoding SDR family oxidoreductase, whose amino-acid sequence is MQKLEGKVALVTGGTSGIGLATAKRFVAEGAYVFITGRRQPELDAAIREIEKNVTGIQSDVSNLEDLDRLFATIEQKQGNLDVIFANAGSGEIAPLGAITEEHFDKTFNTNVKGLLFTVQKALPLLPESASIILNASTASTVGTSAFSVYSATKAAVRSFARNWTLDLKERKIRVNAISPGVVPTPGYDHLGLSDEQVQEFIDSQAANIPLGRVGTPDEIAKAVVFLASDDSSFVNGIELFVDGGMAQI